A single region of the Streptomyces sp. AM 4-1-1 genome encodes:
- a CDS encoding carbohydrate ABC transporter permease: MNLLRIRRPGRLAAEAAALVIAVLVAFPLYWMVLSAVKPAGEIQSTNPRPWTLNPSLDSFHRVFAQQDFGRYFLNSLFVAGTVVVVSALIAFLATTAVTRFRFKFRTTLLIMFLVAQMVPVEALTIPLFFLMRDFGQLNTLGSLILPHLAFSLPFAIWMLRGFVKAVPEALEEAAYIDGASRTRFLWQILFPLVFPGLVATSVFSFISTWNDFLFAKSFIISDTSQSTLPMALLVFFKPDENDWGGIMAASTVMTIPVLVFFVLVQRRLVSGLGGAVKD, encoded by the coding sequence GTGAACCTGCTCCGTATCCGCAGGCCCGGACGGCTGGCCGCCGAGGCCGCGGCGCTCGTCATCGCCGTCCTGGTCGCCTTCCCGCTCTACTGGATGGTGCTCTCGGCGGTCAAGCCGGCCGGTGAGATCCAGTCCACGAACCCCAGGCCGTGGACCCTGAACCCGTCGCTCGACTCGTTCCACCGGGTCTTCGCGCAGCAGGACTTCGGCCGCTACTTCCTCAACAGCCTGTTCGTCGCGGGCACGGTCGTCGTCGTCTCCGCGCTGATCGCCTTCCTCGCGACGACGGCCGTCACCCGGTTCCGCTTCAAGTTCCGCACCACGCTGCTGATCATGTTCCTGGTCGCGCAGATGGTGCCCGTGGAGGCCCTGACCATCCCGCTGTTCTTCCTGATGCGGGACTTCGGGCAGCTGAACACCCTCGGCTCGCTGATCCTGCCGCACCTCGCCTTCTCGCTGCCCTTCGCGATCTGGATGCTGCGCGGCTTCGTCAAGGCGGTCCCGGAGGCCCTGGAGGAGGCGGCCTACATCGACGGGGCGAGCCGGACCCGCTTCCTGTGGCAGATCCTCTTCCCCCTGGTCTTCCCCGGTCTCGTGGCGACCAGCGTCTTCTCGTTCATCTCCACCTGGAACGACTTCCTCTTCGCCAAGTCGTTCATCATCAGCGACACCTCGCAGTCGACGCTCCCCATGGCGCTGCTGGTGTTCTTCAAGCCCGATGAGAACGACTGGGGAGGAATCATGGCAGCCTCGACAGTGATGACCATCCCCGTCCTGGTCTTCTTCGTACTCGTACAGCGACGCCTGGTCTCCGGACTCGGCGGCGCGGTTAAGGACTGA
- a CDS encoding sugar ABC transporter permease has product MTGVPSARGTGPAGAPEPSTPPGKPRRQSVSPARRAGWTPWLYLLPALLLLAGLLVYPIYQLGLISFLEYTQAQVSGGEPTTFVGFGNYSELFQDSQFWQVLIATVVFATACVLSTLLVGCALAVLLTRIRALPRLVLMMAALGAWATPAITGSTVWVFLFDPDFGPVNKVLGLGDFSWTYGRYSAFVLVLLEVLWCSFPFVMVTVYAGIRAIPTEVLEAASLDGASQWRIWRSIMAPMLRPILVVVTIQSIIWDFKVFTQIYVMTNGGGIAGQNLVLNVYAYQKAFASSQYSLGSAIGVVMLIILLAVTLVYLRLMRRQGEEL; this is encoded by the coding sequence GTGACGGGTGTCCCGTCCGCCCGCGGTACCGGCCCGGCCGGGGCGCCGGAACCCTCGACGCCGCCCGGGAAGCCCCGCCGGCAGTCCGTCTCGCCCGCGCGGCGGGCCGGCTGGACCCCCTGGCTCTATCTGCTGCCCGCGCTCCTCCTGCTCGCCGGGCTGCTCGTCTACCCGATCTACCAGCTCGGCCTGATCTCCTTCCTGGAGTACACCCAGGCCCAGGTGAGCGGCGGCGAGCCGACCACCTTCGTGGGATTCGGGAACTACTCCGAGCTCTTCCAGGACAGTCAGTTCTGGCAGGTGCTCATCGCCACCGTCGTCTTCGCCACGGCCTGTGTGCTCTCCACCCTCCTGGTGGGCTGCGCCCTCGCCGTCCTGCTGACCCGGATCAGGGCGCTGCCCCGGCTGGTCCTCATGATGGCCGCGCTCGGCGCCTGGGCCACCCCGGCGATCACCGGCTCCACCGTCTGGGTGTTCCTCTTCGACCCGGACTTCGGCCCCGTCAACAAGGTGCTCGGTCTCGGCGACTTCTCCTGGACGTACGGGCGCTACAGCGCGTTCGTGCTGGTCCTGCTCGAAGTCCTGTGGTGCTCGTTCCCGTTCGTGATGGTCACCGTCTACGCGGGCATCCGGGCCATCCCCACCGAGGTCCTGGAGGCCGCCTCGCTCGACGGCGCCTCGCAGTGGCGGATCTGGCGGTCGATCATGGCGCCGATGCTGCGCCCGATCCTCGTCGTCGTCACCATCCAGTCCATCATCTGGGACTTCAAGGTCTTCACCCAGATCTACGTGATGACCAACGGCGGCGGCATCGCCGGACAGAACCTGGTGCTCAACGTGTACGCGTACCAGAAGGCGTTCGCGTCCTCGCAGTACAGCCTCGGCTCGGCGATCGGCGTCGTGATGCTGATCATCCTGCTGGCCGTCACGCTGGTCTACCTGCGCCTGATGCGGCGCCAGGGGGAGGAACTGTGA
- a CDS encoding extracellular solute-binding protein, translated as MKFSARIAAPAAALVLAGLTATACAPQTSDTSAKGDDKSGTLRVWLFQEVSNKPKEQVVDAAVADFKKTHKDAKVEVEYIPVDTRAQRIKAAFNDPKSAPDLIEYGNTDTAGYVKDGGLADVTDEFGAWDEAKDTDPTAKQSVTVGGKVYGAPLFVGVRALYYRTDVFKELGITVPKSQAELISTAKKVHKAKPDLYGLAVGGAYTYGAMPFIWSNGGELADESGGTYKAAINSEKARAGIEAYTSLFGDDNCPAAKCASMGGNATVTAFASGKAAMAIGGDFNHAAVEAGTVKGKYEVVPLPGVAEGSIAPAFAGGNNLGVLKSSSHRTLAVDLMKSLTGKQSQAKMFDAMGFLPTFTDVRADVAKKKPYVEPFVKTLGAGTKFVPASPGWGQIDSSLVLPTMFQEVVSGRKDVAKASDDAAKKMDAAFAAAG; from the coding sequence ATGAAGTTTTCTGCCCGTATTGCCGCCCCGGCCGCGGCGCTGGTGCTGGCGGGCCTCACCGCCACCGCTTGCGCGCCGCAGACCTCCGACACCAGCGCCAAGGGGGACGACAAGTCCGGCACCCTGCGCGTCTGGCTCTTCCAGGAGGTCAGCAACAAGCCGAAGGAGCAGGTCGTCGACGCGGCCGTCGCCGACTTCAAGAAGACCCACAAGGACGCCAAGGTCGAGGTCGAGTACATCCCGGTCGACACCCGCGCCCAGCGGATCAAGGCCGCCTTCAACGACCCGAAGAGCGCGCCGGACCTCATCGAGTACGGCAACACCGACACGGCCGGTTACGTGAAGGACGGCGGGCTCGCCGATGTGACCGACGAGTTCGGCGCCTGGGACGAGGCGAAGGACACCGACCCGACCGCCAAGCAGTCCGTGACGGTCGGCGGCAAGGTGTACGGCGCGCCGCTCTTCGTGGGCGTACGGGCGCTGTACTACCGCACCGACGTCTTCAAGGAACTCGGCATCACGGTCCCCAAGTCCCAGGCCGAGCTGATCTCCACCGCCAAGAAGGTCCACAAGGCGAAGCCGGACCTGTACGGCCTCGCGGTCGGCGGCGCCTACACCTACGGCGCGATGCCGTTCATCTGGTCGAACGGCGGCGAACTCGCCGACGAGAGCGGCGGTACGTACAAGGCGGCCATCAACAGCGAGAAGGCCCGCGCCGGGATCGAGGCGTACACCTCGCTGTTCGGCGACGACAACTGCCCGGCCGCCAAGTGCGCGTCCATGGGCGGAAACGCGACGGTCACCGCGTTCGCGAGCGGGAAGGCCGCCATGGCGATCGGCGGCGACTTCAACCACGCGGCCGTCGAGGCGGGCACGGTGAAGGGCAAGTACGAGGTCGTGCCGCTGCCCGGCGTGGCCGAGGGATCGATCGCCCCGGCGTTCGCGGGTGGCAACAACCTGGGCGTGCTCAAGAGCAGTTCGCACCGCACGCTGGCGGTGGACCTGATGAAGTCGCTGACCGGCAAGCAGTCGCAGGCGAAGATGTTCGACGCGATGGGCTTCCTGCCGACGTTCACCGACGTGCGGGCCGACGTCGCGAAGAAGAAGCCGTACGTCGAGCCCTTCGTCAAGACGCTGGGCGCGGGCACCAAGTTCGTCCCGGCGTCCCCGGGCTGGGGCCAGATCGACTCCTCGCTGGTGCTGCCGACGATGTTCCAGGAGGTCGTCAGCGGCCGTAAGGACGTCGCGAAGGCATCGGACGACGCGGCGAAGAAGATGGACGCGGCGTTCGCTGCCGCGGGCTGA